GCCATCCGCAGACCCTCGAGGCTCATGACGGAAGAGTTGTAGAAGCCCAACTGTGGGACGGCGAAGTCGGCGTTGAAAAGGACGCACACTGTGATGAGAACCACGCTTGCGGACCCCTCAAATGAGCTACACACATTGTATGTCGCCTCCAGCCACTCCACAGGTCCCCCCAAATGGTCGCGCTTCGATCGGAGCTCCCACGGTGAGTCTGCACACCGTTGGCGCGCGAACTGTGCGAAGCTTGCTCGTGTGCAGTGCACCGCAGCAGTGTCCGTTTTCATTGTCTggtgagggggagaagcAGGAAGACCCGCCGCACCCAATCGAGAGCGCTGAGGGGCGACCTCTGTGAGTTGAAGCCATTTAGCACGTGAAGATTTAGGGAGATGAGAGACTGACTagggcggaggcgaaggcaaTATGTCAACCACATAGCGCACCACACGACATCGGCACACGAGGACCGCCTCAGAGCAGTGCATGCCGCAGGCTGCCAAACAGAGAGGGGCATCGTTGCTACCCGAGATGAACACATGCGGTAAGGCAGGGAGGCGATATGGTCCACAGACTCGTGCTTTTCatggcgcggctgcagcaggacTATTCACGTGTGCTCTGTACTGACCCCCTTACCACCACAGATTACCAAAGCAGAAgcgaccacacacacacacgccactgAGAATGCCAACAACGATAACGTCGATAGGTGATCAGCATTGGATTGCCGCCCACCGAGAAGTTCCCCGTACAACACAAACGGCCAAAAATCACCTGAAGCATcacggtgcgtgcgcggaaGTAGGTGATGTAATGCGGCTGCGCCTCTTTCAAgtgcagtggcggcaggaAAAGATCTACGGTATAGcgaaaaaatatatatagAAACGACATAGTACACGATGATGGAGATAAACAAGAGGGGAAAATATCTAACGTTACGGCTTGAGTAAGGGTGacgggggagaggcggcttAGAAGGCAACTCACAAAAAGAGAAAGAGCATCGCCATACgtgaaagagggagggacagTGCGTGTGCTCACTGGATTGCGTGTTCGTGTGCCAGAGGAAatacgtgcacacacaactAAAGGAAGGAGCTAGGGAGATAGCAACCATCCGTTGAGTCGGCATGACCGAGCCCACGTGCTGCGAAAGGACATGCTTCGCACCCCTCtcctacccccctccccgcacacacacacacacacacaccactgCAGGGGAAAGCGGGACTACAGTAGACTTGGAAGAAGGGAGCTCCGCCGATGGGCCTATCAGCGCTTAGGAAGGACGCTGCTGTCCTCTACTACACAAGAGCCGCGCCATCAAGAAGGAAAACTGCAAAGCCAGACAGAGACTTCGGCCCACACGCTCCCCCCCTTGTTCTCTGCGCTCAGCACCAACGCAAAGCCGAGAGAAAGCAGACTGCACTAGCAGCACCCGCCCTTCGCCTTCCGGGTCCTGCCTGTGGCTCCTGCACCGCTTGAGGAGACattcgcctccgccacctgcgctgcAGATTTGGCGTCAGTCCCTGGCGCAGCACATAGCTTTTGAAGCCCCTCTGCGCGCCTCTCAGCGGCCTCTCGAGCCGCACGCTCCTCTGTCAGatgccgctccagctccttgaTGCGCTCCTCGAGTGCGCTCGTGCTCTCATCAGCAGTCGCTGAGATCGGCTCCGAGCGTGCCGTTTCATAGTTCCTCAGCGCTGAAGTGTACGACTGAGGCTCTTCCTTTCGTCGTTGCTCAATctccgcccgctgcaccgaaacctgcagctccgcctcacAGCGAGCGGCCTCTGAGTGTCTGTGGGCCACAACGAGATCATCGTACTTCCTTTCCGCCTCCGCGCGCTCCCTCTCCAAGGCGTCCAACCGCTGCAGCATCGCCCTCTCTTTGGCCTCTTGCTCCACCGCGGCACCACGCTCGGATGGGCCCGGAAACGCCTTCCACGAATCACGcatggaggtggcggcggtcgcTTTGGGTGCCTTacgcgcctgctccgcctctgcgACCGCCTTACTTTCTTGGTCCTTGCTCCTATGGAGGtccgcctgcagccgcgTCACGTGTGCCTCCAGTTCGCGAATGCGCTGGTCGcttgccgccttctcctccgcctgccgctgaTCAGACGCGAGGTCTTGTGGGATCCGCCTCCGCACAGAGCGCGGCGTGCGAGAGTGCGGGGTTGGTGTTGCCGTCCGCGGGGTGAACTCCTCATCACTttgaagcagctgctgctgcatgcgatgctgctgctgcaggcgctcgcACCACGCCTTGAGTGAGGCGATCTCGCGGGCTGCGTTCTGCTGGCACGCAACGGTGTCCCGTCGTGCTGCGTCGCATTGCTCCTGCGAGATGTGCAGTTCCCTTCGCAGCTGGTCCACCTCCCTCCGTGGAACCCGGTCGTCTGCGCTAACGGCTTGCGATGCGAGCTGCTCAAACTGGGCCCGCGCAGTGCTTTCATCTTCGAGATCCCTCTTCACCTTCTGCATCTCACGCTTCAGTGCGGTCTTCTCAGCCGCGTCCCTGTTCCGTGCCCTACGCATCTCTTCCagcttcttctccgcctcaGCTAGCTTTTTGCGATCCAACACGGCCTCTTGCATTTGTAGTGCTGGAACGCTTgacgccgccagcgccctctgcgcctccttctctgccttctcGCGCGCCGCTTGCTCCTTCGCTAGGGCATCtctcgcctccaccgcggcAGCCTCAGCACTCTCGCGCGCCTGGCGCTCCTTTACGAGGTCAGCCTGCGCCTTGCgggcgtcgtcggcgacggcCTTCAGTTTCCGCATGTTATCTGCCACCTGTTTCGGGTCGGGCGCACTCGCGGCAGCCACCTTCGCCTCGAGCACCTTTGCTtgctcccgcagcgccgccagctcggTCTCAGCCCTGCTTCGCACTGcctgctccttctccagtGCATCCCTATACGCCCTCAGCTCTTCCTGAAACGGAGATGCGCGCTGCTTCTCGtccttggcggcggccgtctgCGATGCCTGCTGTGCCGCCAGCTCGTCGTTGCGTTTCCTCAGACTGGtgagctccttctcctttcgtGTAGCCTCCCGCACAGCCTGTGCCGTTGCAGCTtccgccttcttcctctctgcctcAGAGGCTGCGAGTTGCTCCCGCACCTCGGCTAATTCCTTCGAGAGTTTCTCGTTGGCCTCCTTgctggctgcggcggcagctttCTCTTTCTGCGAATTCTCTTGCTCCCGTGCCAGATCGTCTTCGGCGCGCCTCTGGTATCGTTGGGCTCGCGTGGCGGAAGCCCTGGCTTCCTCTAGCTCCGTCATCAGCTGCTTGCACTTTGCTGTCAAGTCCTCTTCACGCTGCTGGCTCTCAATGCAGACGCGCCGCGTGCGCTCTGCCACTGTCATGACCTCTACCATCACCGAGGTCTCTTGCTCAGCAGCGAGTCGAATACCATCCACCTGCACCTCGCCCTTGAGACGCGCCAACACAGCATCTTCCTCCCCGCGCTGCACATCCGCCGTgatgtggcggcgccgcaacGTATCCTCGGTTGCCCGAAGGTGGAACCGGTCAGCGGGGCTGTTTTCGCGCGTAGCCTcgtccgcctccctctgcagcagctccacgatCTCCTGCTCTGTCATGTACTTCAGACGCTCCGCACGCTCACGATCGCGGAACTCGACCCAGAAGTCGTGttcctcgcgcagcagcttcgACCGCTCCGCAcgctcccgctcctcctgcatGTACCGAATGACGCGCTGCTTTCGCAGGAACTCATCGAGCGACTGCACTTCATCGCGTACGCTGGAGCGCCGGCTGAGGCGACTGCTAAAGCGCGAGCTCGCCAGGCTGtcgtggcggctgcggttAAAGGGATGGTCGGTGCGGGAGTGATCCGGCGTGTCGGCCCCCAACTCCACGCTGATTTCTTCACGAGGCAGTGACATCggaacaccaccaccaccgctgtaGTGGCGAGGCTAGAAAGCGAGCAGGTGTCCTCTGCCAGCGCAGGCTCTGCAACGTCTTCGTCGACGACGTGCAATTCTAAGAATGGCAAGTAGCGGTTGGCGTCAGGCGCACAGTATGTGGGAGAGAAGGACGCCAAAATCACGGACCAAGACGGAAGCGGAAAGAGAGATAGAAACCAGCATGATCGTGTCAGTCCTAGGCATCCAGTAACGAAGGAGATTCACATCACAAGCCCTTTCCCCATGCCGGCATGCCTGCTTTGCATCAGAAACCGAGGAGGCACGCATGCCGGTCTCCTGTGCGGCACGATGGGTGGCGCTTGTCACTGCTATCTGTCTATCCAGCTCCCTCGTTGTCGTTTGACAGAAGAAAACCAATGAAAGCCcacagaaggaaaggggtgaaaagcgagagagacggcggagCGGTGTCGCCATTGCACGTTGAAGAGCCTGCGCGATTCCACTTCATTTCGTTGTCTGCTGTGCCACCCATTTCATCatcaccccctcctcgctggcgctgccagAAGAAGACGTCACATCACAGAGAAATAAACGGCAACAGTGCGAGAAAACGGCACgcagaacaaaaaaagacaaGACAAACCGCTGTAGCGGCCGCCGTCCCTTCGCCCACACCCTACCGTACATATGTAGCTGATCAATGGTGGGCACCAACAGAGGCACAAGCACTCGCATTCCACCCTCCCCTGTGCACTACACGCTCCGAtggcgcgacggcgacacaaACAGTGGGTGTGGTCAGTCACCATCGTTGTTCAGCTCGGATTCTCGCAGGCCCTGCACACCACTGCCCCATCAAAAACAAATCACTGAAGAGAGGCACACATGTCTGCCAGAGCAGCAACCTCCGCAAAGGCCGAAGGGATCCCGCGCTCACTGTTTCTTGCGACAGTCCAGTTTTGCCTTTATGGCGCGCATCTTCTTGTCGTACTCCGCCTTCGACACCTTCATGCGCCGCACAAACTCCGCTTGCATCCCGCCAGCCTCGCGAACTTGGTCACCGTAGCGCTTGCGCATGTGTGGTTCCTCAACGACAGCCTCAAAGATCTTCGCAGCCGCGTGGGACATCAtagccaccaccagcaccaccgggcTGCCGGACAACAGCGCGATGCCGTAGTAGGCTGACATTCCGAGCGACGAGTCAGGGTTGTTTAGATAGCGGTAGATGCCGCTGTAGTTCAGCTTCGCCGGAACGTTCTCGATGAAGAAGTCACCGTAGAAGTAGCCGTAGTCACCAATGGCCTCGTATATGCTCCAGCTCACGTACGCGTTGATGCCGACAAGAAGCGTGCCGACGATCAACACGAAGCATCGTGCCTCGCCACTGCCGAAAAGCGGCATCGCCCAGGTGAAGTACTTgacggcgcagaggcagTAGGACAGGTTTGTGATTGTGACACTCGCGTTGTAGATGCGCTTCCAGTTGTTGAAGGCGCCCTGTGGCGAGGCGTAGTTTCGGGAGAACCACTTCTCGCACGACTCCCGCTTCAGCAGGTAGCCGAGAAAGCCGTTGTGGAAGAGTCTCCAGGCCATCACGTGAACCGCGTAGACCCACGCtgggaggggcagcagcagcgtcgccagcaGATAGATGATCGTCAAGGCTAGAAGGAGGTCACTGGCGCGGAAAATGTTGAAGTGCATGAGCACCACAAGCTCATTGCGCTCCAGGTAGGCCTCACCGCCGTTCCCGTACAGCACcgcatgccgctgctgctcctccggcGTCGGTGACGACAGTACGTTATAGGTGCGGTCAATGTGCGGGTTCTCCACAAACGCCAAGAACGCCAGCTGGCACAGGTGCCCAAAGACGCTCATGTAGAAGAGTGTGTAGGACTTGGTCATGACTGGCACGCCATACATGAAGGCGTAGCCGACCGTATACATCGGGTGTGGGAACATCTGGAAGATGCCGTCGAAGGTGAGGTTTTTGTcgaggagaaagaaaaagtCGCCCCAGTACCAGGCGAAGTCGCCAATGACGCGGTGCGCGTCGAACTTGCTCCAGAGTGCAAACgcgatggaggcgcagcCAAATACGAAGCAGGCAATGTCCACGGGCGATCTGAGGCTCATCTTCTCCCAGCAGACAACCGAAAGCACCCAGTACGAGACAAGGTCGTTGGCGAGAATGACGTTTTCAATCTGGCGGAACAGCATCCAGGCGTTGAACTCGTCCGGAAAACTGGACACCTTGTACTCCGTGTTGTCCTGGAAGACAACGGACGCCTCCAGAAGACGTCGAGTCACCGGGTAGTCGCTGACAATGCGACGGTAGAACTTAAGGAAAGAGCCGTACCGCGAGTGGTAGTGCAGAATGGCGCCGATCCCAATGTTGTACGCGAGCCGCCAGAAGGCAAACTGAGCGCAGAAGAACCACAAAGACAGCCCGTGGGTGAAGTAGAGCAGCCCCGTCATCCCAACAGCGAACCAGGACGCGATCCAGATGAGTGTCGCCGGACTCCGCCACGACTTGGGTGTCAAGAGTGCGTCCACCACTGACATGGTGTCCGGAACGCGGAACCGGGTGCCGTCATGCAGGAGACCGTAGCTCTCCCTATCctcggaggaggtgagggaaAACTTTTCGTTTCCGGACGCGCTTTCGACAGACATCTTTCCCGTCTCTTTCTGTGTCGGTCTCGTCGGCCAATGCTACCAAAAGCAATGAGTGATGGAGTGAGTGGAAAGCCGTGAACGACTGCAAAGGTTTCTCGTCGATGAAAGCCAACGCTGACGCAGAGGCTGCGACTCGAGCGTCGATCGAGCCAAGCCGCTTCGGAGGAGCGAGCAGTACGAGGAGAGTGCCCCTGAGAACTGAGGGGGGTTTCGATAGAAGGGGCGCGAAAGAAGTGTGCAACCACTCGTTTCGCTAAGGAGAGCGCTCTCACCCACCATGCCAACGtcaacggaaaaaaaagggttATCAGGAGATGGAAAACAAGAAGTGGTAGCATAAAGGGTGTAAGTCACAACGCCTAAAGAGCGTGCTTCGCGGCACGCACTTCTCAACCGAGCAAGGTGCCATACCCACCCGCAACGGGGCTCTCGACCTGTACCAGAGTAAAGGATTCCTACCACTCAGCCCTGGAACAGTGCCGATGAAAGTCAGAAACTCCACCACCAATATCTGTTTGCACCCTGTGAATCTTGCAAGGATGTGTGCTAGCGATCTGCGCCAATCCAAGCCATTCTCTACGCCACGCGTGCCGAGGTGTAAACAATGCACATGAGGGTACCCGCCCTGCTCACACATCAGGCGTACAGTGATTCCAGCAAAATCGAaacgggggtgggtggagagAAAGGAGTGAAGAGCGGCACAGAAAGAAAAACACAAAAACGCCCTCACGCAGGCCCCCTCACGAACGTCCGGGGCGATACAGGGGGTGGAGATTCTCTGCATCACTCCTTTTGCGCGACGGTAGCAAGCACGTGGTCGCTGCCGaccacctccccctctttcaCAAGAAAAGACACCTGGCcgtcctgcagcgccttgaCGGGGTGCTCCATcttcatcgcctccacgATCAGGAGAACCTGGCCCTTCCCAACGAGGTCGCCGCTATTCACGAGAAACTTGGACACCTTGCCGGGCATCGGGCTCACAATCTTCGCGGAGGTACCACCTGCCATTGATGCATCTCCAAAGCCGTCTGTCAGTGGCAGTAGGCGAATCTGGTGCAGCCCAAAGCTGCCAATGATTGTCACATCGCCTTCCGTTGCGACGGCCAACACCGTGTGGCGCATGCCA
This genomic stretch from Leishmania mexicana MHOM/GT/2001/U1103 complete genome, chromosome 30 harbors:
- a CDS encoding phosphatidylethanolaminen-methyltransferase-lik e protein, which gives rise to MSVESASGNEKFSLTSSEDRESYGLLHDGTRFRVPDTMSVVDALLTPKSWRSPATLIWIASWFAVGMTGLLYFTHGLSLWFFCAQFAFWRLAYNIGIGAILHYHSRYGSFLKFYRRIVSDYPVTRRLLEASVVFQDNTEYKVSSFPDEFNAWMLFRQIENVILANDLVSYWVLSVVCWEKMSLRSPVDIACFVFGCASIAFALWSKFDAHRVIGDFAWYWGDFFFLLDKNLTFDGIFQMFPHPMYTVGYAFMYGVPVMTKSYTLFYMSVFGHLCQLAFLAFVENPHIDRTYNVLSSPTPEEQQRHAVLYGNGGEAYLERNELVVLMHFNIFRASDLLLALTIIYLLATLLLPLPAWVYAVHVMAWRLFHNGFLGYLLKRESCEKWFSRNYASPQGAFNNWKRIYNASVTITNLSYCLCAVKYFTWAMPLFGSGEARCFVLIVGTLLVGINAYVSWSIYEAIGDYGYFYGDFFIENVPAKLNYSGIYRYLNNPDSSLGMSAYYGIALLSGSPVVLVVAMMSHAAAKIFEAVVEEPHMRKRYGDQVREAGGMQAEFVRRMKVSKAEYDKKMRAIKAKLDCRKKQ